Proteins from one Vicia villosa cultivar HV-30 ecotype Madison, WI unplaced genomic scaffold, Vvil1.0 ctg.001880F_1_1, whole genome shotgun sequence genomic window:
- the LOC131636966 gene encoding uncharacterized protein LOC131636966 has protein sequence MGNPELPKKRVAFVLIDGLGDVSLPRLGYRTPLQAAKLPNLDGIASAGVNGLMDPVEVGLACGSDTAHLSLLGYDPRVYYRGRGAFESMGAGLAMSPGDIAFKSNFATLDEKTGIVTSRRADRHFEEEGPILCAALDGMKLPSFPQYEVRVRYATEHRCGVVVKGPNLSGNISGTDPLKDNRLLLKAEALDESHEAKNTADVVNELSKEITKILVSHPVNAQRAAEGKNIANVVLLRGCGIRIEVTPFADKHGLRPCMVAPTKIIAGLGLSLGIDILEAPGATGDYRTLLTSKATAIAKALSAPSQSCPRVFVPGEDEHKAGPSDGYDFGFLHIKAIDDAGHDKASILKVKALEAVDTAIGQLARLLWEAESTGKFQFFLCVTGDHSTPVEYGDHSFEPVPFSICRLKDFVGAIGESVVRKTSLDPFPLPSVKSGEDLAYDLESGDRGGKRSQSYSGDSVYELNEIAAARGCLGRFPGGEMMGIIKNFLNLDAKAFPS, from the exons ATGGGTAATCCAGAGTTGCCAAAGAAAAGAGTGGCCTTTGTGTTGATTGATGGGTTGGGTGATGTGTCGCTGCCAAGGTTGGGATACAGGACGCCTCTTCAGGCAGCAAAACTTCCCAATTTGGATGGGATAGCATCTGCTGGGGTTAATGGATTGATGGACCCTGTAGAAGTTGGCTTAGCTTGTGGAAGTGATACTGCTCATCTTTCTCTGTTGGGTTATGATCCTCGAGTTTATTATCGTGGTCGAGGGGCATTTGAATCCATGGGGGCTGGACTGGCCATGTCGCCTGGTGATATTGCTTTTAAG TCAAATTTTGCAACTCTTGATGAGAAAACTGGAATTGTCACTAGTAGGAGAGCTGACAGGCACTTTGAAGAAGAAGGCCCCATACTATGTGCTGCCCTTGATGGGATGAAGCTTCCGTCTTTCCCTCAATACGAAGTCAGAGTCAG GTATGCTACAGAACATAGATGTGGAGTGGTTGTTAAAGGAccaaatttgagtggaaatataTCCGGGACAGACCCGTTAAAGGACAACCGCTTACTTTTGAAAGCAGAAGCTTTAGATGAATCTCATGAAGCAAAGAACACTGCTGATGTTGTTAACGAGCTGTCCAAGGAAATAACAAAAATTTTGGTTTCTCATCCTGTGAATGCTCAACGTGCTGCAGAAGGGAAGAATATTGCAAATGTTGTCCTTTTAAGAGGATGTGGCATTCGAATTGAG GTTACGCCATTTGCGGATAAACATGGTTTGAGGCCATGCATGGTAGCTCCAACAAAAATAATTGCTGGTCTAGGCTTATCACTTGGTATTGATATCCTAGAAGCTCCTGGAGCAACTGGAGACTATCGAACTCTACTAACTTCGAAAGCAACAGCAATAGCAAAGGCACTCTCGGCTCCTTCGCAGTCTTGCCCCCGAGTTTTTGTACCTGGAGAGGATGAGCATAAAGCAGGCCCCTCAGATGGCTATGACTTTGGATTCCTTCATATTAAG GCAATAGACGATGCAGGCCATGACAAAGCAAGTATTCTCAAAGTCAAAGCATTAGAAGCTGTTGATACTGCAATCGGGCAGTTGGCAAGATTACTCTGGGAAGCAGAATCAACTGGAAAGTTTCAGTTTTTCCTTTGTGTCACAGGAGACCATTCTACGCCAGTAGAATATGGAGACCATAGCTTTGAACCAGTTCCGTTTTCTATTTGTCGGTTGAAGGACTTTGTAGGTGCAATTGGCGAATCCGTTGTTCGCAAAACTTCTCTCGATCCATTTCCTCTTCCAAGTGTTAAGTCTGGCGAAGACTTGGCTTATGATTTGGAAAGTGGAGATAGAGGAGGTAAACGCTCTCAATCTTATAGCGGCGATTCAGTATATGAATTAAACGAAATTGCAGCTGCAAGGGGATGTTTGGGGCGTTTCCCTGGAGGAGAAATGATGGGAATTATAAAGAATTTTCTTAACCTAGATGCAAAAGCTTTTCCAAGTTAA